One part of the Clarias gariepinus isolate MV-2021 ecotype Netherlands chromosome 24, CGAR_prim_01v2, whole genome shotgun sequence genome encodes these proteins:
- the LOC128512627 gene encoding uncharacterized protein LOC128512627 isoform X2 translates to MNHLILWLSVCHITHITGERLCKHERLKHFNISTELQSDVLLPCNFDPTLLGSNKSADIKVLWSQINTTEHYLVEISLQGDMSSWDSKGGRIKYFSKPFESGNFSILIQKVQLYDLSLYHCVLLNGTGCIVAYQEIQLGKWTGVNVLVENWPFIAGGGAGALAVLVVLTCFIKCACCNASNQHIYANSRFEKRNDRKCGEKNQSSDQHAMAKNKVHANTPRNHSNIYANGCAEPEEIYANQPH, encoded by the exons ATGAACCATTTGATATTATGGCTGTCAGTATGCCATATTACACACATTACTG GAGAACGTCTGTGTAAACATGAacgtttaaagcactttaacATTTCTACTGAGCTCCAGTCTGATGTCCTGCTGCCGTGTAACTTTGATCCAACTCTCCTCGGATCAAATAAGTCTGCGGATATAAAAGTATTGTGGAGTCAGATAAACACAACAGAACATTATCTAGTGGAGATCTCTCTACAGGGAGACATGAGTTCCTGGGATTCCAAAGGTGGACGTATCAAGTATTTCTCTAAACCCTTTGAATCAGGAAACTTCTCCATCCTCATTCAGAAAGTGCAGCTGTATGATCTGAGTCTCTACCACTGTGTGCTGTTAAATGGGACCGGCTGCATCGTCGCGTATCAGGAGATACAGCTTG GTAAATGGACTGGTGTGAATGTTTTAGTAGAGAACTGGCCCTTCATTGCAGGAGGAGGAGCTGGTGCTCTCGCAGTTCTTGTGGTGTTAACGTGTTTCATAAAATGTGCTTGTTGCA atgCATCAAATCAACACATTTATGCAAACTCAAGATTTgagaaaa GAAATGACAGAAAGTGCGGTGAAAAGAACCAAAGCAGCGATCAGCATG CTATGGCTAAAAATAAAGTTCACGCCAACACGCCTCGAAACCACAGTAACATCTATGCCAACGGCTGCGCTGAACCTGAAGAGATTTACGCCAACCAGCCACACTGA
- the LOC128512421 gene encoding uncharacterized protein LOC128512421 gives MNSKWFDFPAAWILLILPVISGERLCKHERLKHFNISTELQSDVLLPCNFDPTLLGSNKSADIKVVWSQINTTEHYLVEISLQGDMSSWDSKGGRIKYFSKPFESGNFSILIQKVQLYDLSLYHCVLLNGTGCIIAYQEIQLGHTLDQSSLQLWITVGALAGVTVLLVLFTACLLHAKRRKNLTMIEVEVEGKSIENPIYETSCQTEAREEEVSDTPIYAIVKKGKK, from the exons ATGAACTCGAAGTGGTTTGATTTCCCAGCTGCATGGATTCTCCTCATTTTACCAGTTATCAGTG GAGAACGTCTGTGTAAACATGAacgtttaaagcactttaacATTTCTACTGAGCTCCAGTCTGATGTCCTGCTGCCGTGTAACTTTGATCCAACTCTCCTCGGATCAAATAAGTCTGCGGATATAAAAGTAGTGTGGAGTCAGATAAACACAACAGAACATTATCTAGTGGAGATCTCTCTACAGGGAGACATGAGTTCCTGGGATTCCAAAGGTGGACGTATCAAGTATTTCTCTAAGCCCTTTGAATCAGGAAACTTCTCCATCCTCATTCAGAAAGTGCAGCTGTATGATCTGAGTCTCTACCACTGTGTGCTGTTAAATGGGACCGGCTGCATCATCGCGTATCAGGAGATACAGCTTG gCCATACGCTAGATCAGTCCTCACTCCAGTTGTGGATCACAGTAGGAGCATTAGCAGGAGTAACTGTGCTGCTTGTCCTATTTACCGCCTGTTTGTTACATGCAAAAC GCAGAAAAAATCTCACTATGATCGAGGTCGAAGTTGAAG GTAAATCAATTGAGAATCCAATATATGAAACGTCCTGTCAGACAGAAGcaagagaagaagaag tatctgATACTCCAATATATGCCATTgtcaagaaaggaaaaaagtga
- the LOC128512448 gene encoding smoothelin-like isoform X2 — protein sequence MESTTASGSGTAVLAQFERALRLVVRDIHVEVATFKRNVEQRLEEACEGAKPLETMVSRLQEENQQLKEKLEALSQLVDTLPWIASKSSSQRTHDLHDLHDLQGQTQIQAGKCSPGTASPVEEEETCGPTEAYLLGGSVCVDSDSSSSRSSPTAPESSTINVDTSYECKEITREEKKVEEKQEEDDKDPVTSAGLENKSEHTQELKEIPSLDSIQHAFDDCLAITSSQIHHTTDPRPESPLGSEYSGLSGFSGYSVSQDMMSSLSSQHVISHAMTTRQRSITATSRARDLVVQKSKSKLITETEEVKSSTNTQTTSMVSIEAPQKPGDAEGCILSPPSPSPWRRKHNPRAIITKLIPPPAQFSYSAIDISTTEPKTESHHKSEEVQEVKTSDNHNSTAHKQFHQLPSEKVSLKTIEERSSFEKDVTLETQELMSGGGNLEDKEKRNQIANTDTNLITSQIRQLTNQNTDLTFSKSASDPPTSAKNLHVAPFAVSSKVSASRKSSESMFRTEHVLRSTVTVQTSLGSMTEAQQPVSIMNIPLSPKSIRSTNQLPTPFKPLCTPEATEMPVKGSKVGEASESSGSLNNHHMTPFLVKSPTSVCSAQYSEPFLKSDHSQATSSAQHAEPLTTPPPHQPLSSETVPLSPKPLRSTNQSPTPFKPSSTPKPAIRPQHRIVQTEKNSSTSSIYEEQAAVMESQGPVQSAKVNVNVHMSPNSKIKPAKINQDEHSSIKHNSIPSPPTVKKPVLDVPSPVSEKNNSPESNRDQESSSKKISHCPVPSFTQISPRPCKRLTNHDLAQNQDASLVGSPAVICLNSSETSGVTVEINQTQYQVQLQQEMRSKGENFSQSQLSIGSLSRRSDSPSGSEYSGYSSVYSSVSQEVRSSITGQHVTSAQPIATSITCLSPRRPRRQANHNTEKLLASSQTEASTESQGKSHMSRVFSQPQLSISSLSRRAESPPDSEYSGYSSVYSSASQEVRTLVDSSITTAKPQAPVTSMIRMSPKPVRRSANPGSSLPNPSPPLKAKVFGQSTLNIKSYPLMSEPSSKSGMSQDLKSPLGSQYPAISSPQLSATRNNQVPRSPKSISRSSNISQPNTTPHFNALLFSQSASDATVSKPIPDSSSRPVSAVKPWTSSPKINTSSSAYPDKKSSTFSKPAQCLDSKPVSDNFIKKSDNVNGKESSIGFQTKQNNQSKQALFQRMNSEPNRDKSVESKPKVRRSQSFNTSSASGIKQLLLEWCRSKTIGYQQIDIHNFSSSWSDGMAFCALVHSFFPNEFDYNDLNPAHPKHNLDLAFTTAEAKADCMRLIEVDDMMAMGPNPDPMCVFTYVQSLYNHLKKFE from the exons ATGGAATCGACTACAGCAAGTGGCTCAGGCACCGCCGTGCTGGCACAGTTCGAACGAGCTCTGCGTCTTGTTGTGCGTGACATCCATGTCGAAGTCGCTACTTTCAAACGAAATGTCGAGCAGCGCCTGGAGGAAGCCTGTGAAGGTGCGAAACCCCTGGAGACCATGGTTTCAAGGCTCCAGGAGGAAAATCAGCAGCTAAAAGAGAAGCTGGAGGCTCTTTCCCAGCTGGTAGACACACTTCCTTGGATAGCGAGCAAGTCAAGTTCCCAGAGGACGCATGATCTCCATGATCTCCATGATCTCCAAGGTCAAACCCAAATCCAAGCTGGGAAATGTAGCCCTGGAACTGCATCTCCTgtggaggaagaagaaacatGTGGGCCAACTGAGGCATACTTACTcggtgggtctgtgtgtgtggattcaGACTCGTCTTCCTCCAGAAGTTCCCCTACTGCACCTGAGTCTAGCACCATCAACGTGGATACAAGTTATGAGTGTAAA GAGATAaccagagaagagaaaaaagtagaagaaaaacaagaagaagatgATAAAGACCCTGTAACTTCAGCTGGGCTGGAGAATAAATCTGAACACACACAAG aattaaaagaaatcCCATCACTGGACAGTATACAGCATGCATTTGATGATTGTCTGGCCATAACGTCTTCTCAAATACATCATACCACAGACCCTAGGCCTGAATCTCCTTTAGGAAGTG AATACTCTGGATTGTCTGGATTTTCTGGATACTCTGTGTCCCAGGATATGATGTCATCATTATCCAGTCAGCATGTGATATCTCACGCCATGACTACAAGACAGCGTTCAATCACAGCCACGAGCAGAGCAAGAGATCTGGTGGTGCAAAAGTCTAAATCCAAGCTGATTACAG AGACGGAGGAAGTCAAGTCATCAACCAACACCCAAACCACATCCATGGTTTCAATTGAAGCGCCCCAGAAACCTGGAGATGCTGAAGGTTGTATATTAAGCCCTCCTTCCCCAAGTCCCTGGAGGAGAAAACATAATCCACGTGCTATTATTACCAAACTCATACCACCACCAGCGCAATTTAGCTATTCAGCGATTGATATCTCTACAACAGAACCAAAAACAGAATCCCACCATAAATCTG AGGAGGTTCAGGAAGTCAAGACATCAGACAACCATAACTCTACGGCTCACAAACAGTTTCATCAGTTACCCTCTGAAAAAGTCTCACTAAAGACAATTGAAGAAAGGTCTTCCTTTGAAAAGG ACGTTACGTTGGAGACGCAGGAATTGATGTCAGGAGGTGGCAATCTGGAAGATAAAGAAAAACGAAATCAAATTGCCAATACAGACACCAACCTGATCACTTCCCAGATCAGGCAATTAACCAATCAAAACACTGATCTGACTTTCAGCAAATCAGCTTCAGATCCACCGACATCTGCAAAGAACCTTCATGTGGCTCCTTTTGCTGTATCAAGTAAAGTCAGTGCCTCAAGGAAATCCTCAGAATCTATGTTTAGAACTG AGCATGTGCTACGGTCAACAGTCACCGTTCAGACAAGCTTGGGGTCCATGACAGAAGCTCAGCAACCAGTCAGCATTATGAACATACCCCTAAGCCCCAAATCAATCAGGTCAACCAATCAACTTCCTACTCCATTTAAACCACTATGTACACCTGAGGCAACTGAAATGCCAGTTAAAGGTTCAAAGGTTGGCGAAGCTTCAGAATCCAGTGGGTCTCTCAATAATCACCACATGACCCCATTCTTAGTGAAATCTCCAACATCCGTTTGTTCTGCACAATATTCAGAGCCCTTCCTCAAATCTG ATCATTCTCAAGCAACTAGTTCAGCTCAACATGCAGAACCTCTAACTACACCACCTCCACACCAACCTTTAAGTAGTGAAACTGTACCTTTGAGTCCCAAGCCTCTAAGGTCAACCAACCAAAGCCCTACACCTTTCAAGCCTTCATCTACACCAAAACCAGCAATCAGACCACAACACAGAATTG tccagacagaaaaaaattcaTCTACCAGTAGTATTTATGAGGAACAAGCAGCTGTGATGGAATCTCAAGGTCCTGTCCAATCtgcaaaagtaaatgtaaatgttcacaTGAGCCCAAACTCTAAGATTAAACCAGCCAAGATTAACCAAGATGAGCATTCTTCCATCAAACACAACTCCATACCATCTCCTCCCACAGTGAAGAAGCCAGTGCTAGATGTACCTTCACCAGTGTCTG aaaaaaataattcaccTGAAAGTAACAGAGATCAAGAGTCTTCCAGCAAAAAGATTTCTCATTGTCCCGTCCCATCATTCACACAAATAAGCCCACGGCCTTGCAAAAGACTGACAAACCACGACCTTGCACAAAATCAAGATGCCAGTCTTGTCGGTTCTCCAGCTGTAATTTGTTTAAACTCTTCTGAGACATCTGGTGTAACCGTCGAGATCAACCAAACCCAATATCAAGTTCAAT tgcaacaGGAAATGAGGTCAAAAGGGGAGAATTTCTCCCAGTCTCAGCTGTCCATTGGTTCTCTAAGCAGACGTTCAGATTCACCATCTGGAAGCG AGTATTCTGGCTACTCGTCCGTCTATTCGTCCGTGTCTCAAGAAGTGAGGTCATCAATAACCGGTCAGCATGTGACTTCTGCCCAGCCTATTGCAACCTCCATAACTTGCTTGAGCCCCAGACGTCCAAGAAGACAAGCCAATCACAACACCGAGAAGTTGTTGGCATCATCACAGACAG AGGCCTCAACAGAGTCACAAGGGAAGTCACATATGTCTCGTGTCTTCTCACAACCTCAGCTCTCCATAAGTTCTCTATCTAGACGAGCAGAATCGCCTCCTGATAGTG AGTATTCTGGATACTCTTCAGTCTATTCTTCGGCATCACAGGAAGTAAGAACACTTGTAGATTCATCCATAACCACTGCAAAACCTCAAGCGCCTGTCACTTCTATGATTCGTATGAGTCCTAAGCCTGTCAGGAGATCAGCCAATCCCGGCTCATCTCTCCCTAACCCCTCCCCTCCACTAAAGGCAAAGGTGTTTGGCCAATCAACACTGAATATTAAATCATATCCATTAATGAGTGAACCTTCAAGTAAGTCTG ggATGTCTCAGGATTTGAAGTCACCTCTCGGCAGCCAATATCCAGCCATCTCATCACCACAGCTGTCTGCTACCCGCAACAACCAAGTCCCAAGAAGCCCCAAGTCCATCAGCAGGTCTAGTAATATTTCACAGCCGAACACTACGCCACATTTTAACGCTTTGCTTTTCAGCCAATCAGCATCTGACGCAACAGTTTCTAAACCCATCCCGGACTCTTCAAGCAGACCTG TGTCAGCAGTCAAGCCGTGGACCTCCAGCCCGAAGATAAATACAAGTTCATCTGCCTATCCAG ACAAGAAGTCAAGCACATTTTCTAAGCCAGCTCAGTGCCTTGATTCCAAACCAGTCAGTGACAA CTTCATCAAGAAATCTGACAATGTGAATGGGAAAGAGAGTTCGATTGGATTTCAGACAAAGCAGAACAACCAGAGCAAGCAGGCCTTGTTTCAGAGAATGAATTCTGAACCTAACAG AGATAAGAGTGTGGAGTCGAAACCTAAAGTGAGACGCTCTCAGAGCTTCAATACGTCCAGCGCCAGCGGCATTAAGCAGCTCCTGCTGGAGTGGTGCCGCTCCAAAACCATCGGCTATCAG CAAATAGATATCCATAATTTCTCCTCCAGCTGGTCTGATGGAATGGCCTTCTGTGCTCTAGTGCACTCCTTCTTCCCTAATGAGTTTGACTACAATGATCTGAATCCTGCACACCCTAAACACAACCTTGATTTAGCCTTCACTACTGCtga GGCGAAGGCAGACTGCATGCGTCTGATCGAGGTGGACGACATGATGGCGATGGGTCCCAACCCTGATCCCATGTGTGTGTTCACATATGTGCAGTCGCTTTACAACCACCTCAAAAAATTCGAGTGA
- the LOC128512448 gene encoding smoothelin-like isoform X1, whose translation MESTTASGSGTAVLAQFERALRLVVRDIHVEVATFKRNVEQRLEEACEGAKPLETMVSRLQEENQQLKEKLEALSQLVDTLPWIASKSSSQRTHDLHDLHDLQGQTQIQAGKCSPGTASPVEEEETCGPTEAYLLGGSVCVDSDSSSSRSSPTAPESSTINVDTSYECKEITREEKKVEEKQEEDDKDPVTSAGLENKSEHTQELKEIPSLDSIQHAFDDCLAITSSQIHHTTDPRPESPLGSEYSGLSGFSGYSVSQDMMSSLSSQHVISHAMTTRQRSITATSRARDLVVQKSKSKLITETEEVKSSTNTQTTSMVSIEAPQKPGDAEGCILSPPSPSPWRRKHNPRAIITKLIPPPAQFSYSAIDISTTEPKTESHHKSEEVQEVKTSDNHNSTAHKQFHQLPSEKVSLKTIEERSSFEKDVTLETQELMSGGGNLEDKEKRNQIANTDTNLITSQIRQLTNQNTDLTFSKSASDPPTSAKNLHVAPFAVSSKVSASRKSSESMFRTEHVLRSTVTVQTSLGSMTEAQQPVSIMNIPLSPKSIRSTNQLPTPFKPLCTPEATEMPVKGSKVGEASESSGSLNNHHMTPFLVKSPTSVCSAQYSEPFLKSDHSQATSSAQHAEPLTTPPPHQPLSSETVPLSPKPLRSTNQSPTPFKPSSTPKPAIRPQHRIVQTEKNSSTSSIYEEQAAVMESQGPVQSAKVNVNVHMSPNSKIKPAKINQDEHSSIKHNSIPSPPTVKKPVLDVPSPVSDYCSCPEKNNSPESNRDQESSSKKISHCPVPSFTQISPRPCKRLTNHDLAQNQDASLVGSPAVICLNSSETSGVTVEINQTQYQVQLQQEMRSKGENFSQSQLSIGSLSRRSDSPSGSEYSGYSSVYSSVSQEVRSSITGQHVTSAQPIATSITCLSPRRPRRQANHNTEKLLASSQTEASTESQGKSHMSRVFSQPQLSISSLSRRAESPPDSEYSGYSSVYSSASQEVRTLVDSSITTAKPQAPVTSMIRMSPKPVRRSANPGSSLPNPSPPLKAKVFGQSTLNIKSYPLMSEPSSKSGMSQDLKSPLGSQYPAISSPQLSATRNNQVPRSPKSISRSSNISQPNTTPHFNALLFSQSASDATVSKPIPDSSSRPVSAVKPWTSSPKINTSSSAYPDKKSSTFSKPAQCLDSKPVSDNFIKKSDNVNGKESSIGFQTKQNNQSKQALFQRMNSEPNRDKSVESKPKVRRSQSFNTSSASGIKQLLLEWCRSKTIGYQQIDIHNFSSSWSDGMAFCALVHSFFPNEFDYNDLNPAHPKHNLDLAFTTAEAKADCMRLIEVDDMMAMGPNPDPMCVFTYVQSLYNHLKKFE comes from the exons ATGGAATCGACTACAGCAAGTGGCTCAGGCACCGCCGTGCTGGCACAGTTCGAACGAGCTCTGCGTCTTGTTGTGCGTGACATCCATGTCGAAGTCGCTACTTTCAAACGAAATGTCGAGCAGCGCCTGGAGGAAGCCTGTGAAGGTGCGAAACCCCTGGAGACCATGGTTTCAAGGCTCCAGGAGGAAAATCAGCAGCTAAAAGAGAAGCTGGAGGCTCTTTCCCAGCTGGTAGACACACTTCCTTGGATAGCGAGCAAGTCAAGTTCCCAGAGGACGCATGATCTCCATGATCTCCATGATCTCCAAGGTCAAACCCAAATCCAAGCTGGGAAATGTAGCCCTGGAACTGCATCTCCTgtggaggaagaagaaacatGTGGGCCAACTGAGGCATACTTACTcggtgggtctgtgtgtgtggattcaGACTCGTCTTCCTCCAGAAGTTCCCCTACTGCACCTGAGTCTAGCACCATCAACGTGGATACAAGTTATGAGTGTAAA GAGATAaccagagaagagaaaaaagtagaagaaaaacaagaagaagatgATAAAGACCCTGTAACTTCAGCTGGGCTGGAGAATAAATCTGAACACACACAAG aattaaaagaaatcCCATCACTGGACAGTATACAGCATGCATTTGATGATTGTCTGGCCATAACGTCTTCTCAAATACATCATACCACAGACCCTAGGCCTGAATCTCCTTTAGGAAGTG AATACTCTGGATTGTCTGGATTTTCTGGATACTCTGTGTCCCAGGATATGATGTCATCATTATCCAGTCAGCATGTGATATCTCACGCCATGACTACAAGACAGCGTTCAATCACAGCCACGAGCAGAGCAAGAGATCTGGTGGTGCAAAAGTCTAAATCCAAGCTGATTACAG AGACGGAGGAAGTCAAGTCATCAACCAACACCCAAACCACATCCATGGTTTCAATTGAAGCGCCCCAGAAACCTGGAGATGCTGAAGGTTGTATATTAAGCCCTCCTTCCCCAAGTCCCTGGAGGAGAAAACATAATCCACGTGCTATTATTACCAAACTCATACCACCACCAGCGCAATTTAGCTATTCAGCGATTGATATCTCTACAACAGAACCAAAAACAGAATCCCACCATAAATCTG AGGAGGTTCAGGAAGTCAAGACATCAGACAACCATAACTCTACGGCTCACAAACAGTTTCATCAGTTACCCTCTGAAAAAGTCTCACTAAAGACAATTGAAGAAAGGTCTTCCTTTGAAAAGG ACGTTACGTTGGAGACGCAGGAATTGATGTCAGGAGGTGGCAATCTGGAAGATAAAGAAAAACGAAATCAAATTGCCAATACAGACACCAACCTGATCACTTCCCAGATCAGGCAATTAACCAATCAAAACACTGATCTGACTTTCAGCAAATCAGCTTCAGATCCACCGACATCTGCAAAGAACCTTCATGTGGCTCCTTTTGCTGTATCAAGTAAAGTCAGTGCCTCAAGGAAATCCTCAGAATCTATGTTTAGAACTG AGCATGTGCTACGGTCAACAGTCACCGTTCAGACAAGCTTGGGGTCCATGACAGAAGCTCAGCAACCAGTCAGCATTATGAACATACCCCTAAGCCCCAAATCAATCAGGTCAACCAATCAACTTCCTACTCCATTTAAACCACTATGTACACCTGAGGCAACTGAAATGCCAGTTAAAGGTTCAAAGGTTGGCGAAGCTTCAGAATCCAGTGGGTCTCTCAATAATCACCACATGACCCCATTCTTAGTGAAATCTCCAACATCCGTTTGTTCTGCACAATATTCAGAGCCCTTCCTCAAATCTG ATCATTCTCAAGCAACTAGTTCAGCTCAACATGCAGAACCTCTAACTACACCACCTCCACACCAACCTTTAAGTAGTGAAACTGTACCTTTGAGTCCCAAGCCTCTAAGGTCAACCAACCAAAGCCCTACACCTTTCAAGCCTTCATCTACACCAAAACCAGCAATCAGACCACAACACAGAATTG tccagacagaaaaaaattcaTCTACCAGTAGTATTTATGAGGAACAAGCAGCTGTGATGGAATCTCAAGGTCCTGTCCAATCtgcaaaagtaaatgtaaatgttcacaTGAGCCCAAACTCTAAGATTAAACCAGCCAAGATTAACCAAGATGAGCATTCTTCCATCAAACACAACTCCATACCATCTCCTCCCACAGTGAAGAAGCCAGTGCTAGATGTACCTTCACCAGTGTCTG ATTACTGTTCTTgcccagaaaaaaataattcaccTGAAAGTAACAGAGATCAAGAGTCTTCCAGCAAAAAGATTTCTCATTGTCCCGTCCCATCATTCACACAAATAAGCCCACGGCCTTGCAAAAGACTGACAAACCACGACCTTGCACAAAATCAAGATGCCAGTCTTGTCGGTTCTCCAGCTGTAATTTGTTTAAACTCTTCTGAGACATCTGGTGTAACCGTCGAGATCAACCAAACCCAATATCAAGTTCAAT tgcaacaGGAAATGAGGTCAAAAGGGGAGAATTTCTCCCAGTCTCAGCTGTCCATTGGTTCTCTAAGCAGACGTTCAGATTCACCATCTGGAAGCG AGTATTCTGGCTACTCGTCCGTCTATTCGTCCGTGTCTCAAGAAGTGAGGTCATCAATAACCGGTCAGCATGTGACTTCTGCCCAGCCTATTGCAACCTCCATAACTTGCTTGAGCCCCAGACGTCCAAGAAGACAAGCCAATCACAACACCGAGAAGTTGTTGGCATCATCACAGACAG AGGCCTCAACAGAGTCACAAGGGAAGTCACATATGTCTCGTGTCTTCTCACAACCTCAGCTCTCCATAAGTTCTCTATCTAGACGAGCAGAATCGCCTCCTGATAGTG AGTATTCTGGATACTCTTCAGTCTATTCTTCGGCATCACAGGAAGTAAGAACACTTGTAGATTCATCCATAACCACTGCAAAACCTCAAGCGCCTGTCACTTCTATGATTCGTATGAGTCCTAAGCCTGTCAGGAGATCAGCCAATCCCGGCTCATCTCTCCCTAACCCCTCCCCTCCACTAAAGGCAAAGGTGTTTGGCCAATCAACACTGAATATTAAATCATATCCATTAATGAGTGAACCTTCAAGTAAGTCTG ggATGTCTCAGGATTTGAAGTCACCTCTCGGCAGCCAATATCCAGCCATCTCATCACCACAGCTGTCTGCTACCCGCAACAACCAAGTCCCAAGAAGCCCCAAGTCCATCAGCAGGTCTAGTAATATTTCACAGCCGAACACTACGCCACATTTTAACGCTTTGCTTTTCAGCCAATCAGCATCTGACGCAACAGTTTCTAAACCCATCCCGGACTCTTCAAGCAGACCTG TGTCAGCAGTCAAGCCGTGGACCTCCAGCCCGAAGATAAATACAAGTTCATCTGCCTATCCAG ACAAGAAGTCAAGCACATTTTCTAAGCCAGCTCAGTGCCTTGATTCCAAACCAGTCAGTGACAA CTTCATCAAGAAATCTGACAATGTGAATGGGAAAGAGAGTTCGATTGGATTTCAGACAAAGCAGAACAACCAGAGCAAGCAGGCCTTGTTTCAGAGAATGAATTCTGAACCTAACAG AGATAAGAGTGTGGAGTCGAAACCTAAAGTGAGACGCTCTCAGAGCTTCAATACGTCCAGCGCCAGCGGCATTAAGCAGCTCCTGCTGGAGTGGTGCCGCTCCAAAACCATCGGCTATCAG CAAATAGATATCCATAATTTCTCCTCCAGCTGGTCTGATGGAATGGCCTTCTGTGCTCTAGTGCACTCCTTCTTCCCTAATGAGTTTGACTACAATGATCTGAATCCTGCACACCCTAAACACAACCTTGATTTAGCCTTCACTACTGCtga GGCGAAGGCAGACTGCATGCGTCTGATCGAGGTGGACGACATGATGGCGATGGGTCCCAACCCTGATCCCATGTGTGTGTTCACATATGTGCAGTCGCTTTACAACCACCTCAAAAAATTCGAGTGA
- the LOC128512627 gene encoding uncharacterized protein LOC128512627 isoform X1 yields the protein MNHLILWLSVCHITHITGERLCKHERLKHFNISTELQSDVLLPCNFDPTLLGSNKSADIKVLWSQINTTEHYLVEISLQGDMSSWDSKGGRIKYFSKPFESGNFSILIQKVQLYDLSLYHCVLLNGTGCIVAYQEIQLGKWTGVNVLVENWPFIAGGGAGALAVLVVLTCFIKCACCNASNQHIYANSRFEKRNDRKCGEKNQSSDQHAAMAKNKVHANTPRNHSNIYANGCAEPEEIYANQPH from the exons ATGAACCATTTGATATTATGGCTGTCAGTATGCCATATTACACACATTACTG GAGAACGTCTGTGTAAACATGAacgtttaaagcactttaacATTTCTACTGAGCTCCAGTCTGATGTCCTGCTGCCGTGTAACTTTGATCCAACTCTCCTCGGATCAAATAAGTCTGCGGATATAAAAGTATTGTGGAGTCAGATAAACACAACAGAACATTATCTAGTGGAGATCTCTCTACAGGGAGACATGAGTTCCTGGGATTCCAAAGGTGGACGTATCAAGTATTTCTCTAAACCCTTTGAATCAGGAAACTTCTCCATCCTCATTCAGAAAGTGCAGCTGTATGATCTGAGTCTCTACCACTGTGTGCTGTTAAATGGGACCGGCTGCATCGTCGCGTATCAGGAGATACAGCTTG GTAAATGGACTGGTGTGAATGTTTTAGTAGAGAACTGGCCCTTCATTGCAGGAGGAGGAGCTGGTGCTCTCGCAGTTCTTGTGGTGTTAACGTGTTTCATAAAATGTGCTTGTTGCA atgCATCAAATCAACACATTTATGCAAACTCAAGATTTgagaaaa GAAATGACAGAAAGTGCGGTGAAAAGAACCAAAGCAGCGATCAGCATG cagCTATGGCTAAAAATAAAGTTCACGCCAACACGCCTCGAAACCACAGTAACATCTATGCCAACGGCTGCGCTGAACCTGAAGAGATTTACGCCAACCAGCCACACTGA